One genomic region from Candidatus Limnocylindrales bacterium encodes:
- a CDS encoding YfhO family protein — FTLVYQQEANVYRNEQAFPRVFVVHRAFVVSDPEEVIQRLKDASFDLRRQIVLEEAVKDPHMLTGYNAPEVDGSTAEIIRYTPNRVLIKANLEHPGFLVLTDAYFPGWKGFIDGKETPLYLTNYFIRSVFVESGTHHIEFIYQPLSYKLGAWLTLLGCGIVVAIWIYSGRVRNKK, encoded by the coding sequence CTTCACCCTGGTCTACCAACAAGAAGCCAATGTTTATCGCAACGAGCAAGCCTTTCCTCGGGTTTTTGTGGTGCATCGGGCTTTTGTGGTATCAGATCCTGAGGAGGTGATTCAGCGGTTGAAGGATGCTTCCTTTGATCTACGAAGACAGATTGTTCTGGAGGAAGCGGTTAAAGACCCCCATATGTTAACCGGGTATAACGCTCCAGAGGTGGATGGTTCTACGGCAGAAATAATACGCTATACCCCTAATCGGGTTCTCATAAAAGCTAATCTGGAGCACCCCGGTTTTTTAGTTTTAACCGATGCCTATTTTCCCGGTTGGAAAGGGTTTATCGATGGTAAGGAAACCCCCCTCTACTTGACGAATTACTTTATCCGATCGGTCTTTGTAGAGTCAGGAACCCACCACATAGAGTTTATTTACCAACCCCTATCCTATAAATTAGGAGCCTGGCTGACCCTCCTGGGATGTGGAATAGTGGTCGCTATCTGGATTTATTCCGGCAGGGTCAGGAATAAAAAATAA